From the genome of Mauremys reevesii isolate NIE-2019 linkage group 24, ASM1616193v1, whole genome shotgun sequence:
TCGCAGCGCTGGGCCTGGCTAGGCTCTGGTGCAGCCGCTGGCCCAAGGTGACGCTGGGCAGATGGGCTAGAGCCCCCGAGGCCGCAGGTGGAACCGAATGGCCacatgcccagccccacccctgcctggcTGCAGCATCCAGCATCTGGGCCTGCCTGGGCTCACACGTCAGGCTCGTATCTGGTCCAGACGCAGGCTGGTTCTGGCCCGTTTCAGCCGTGTCCCTGGGCAGGGGCGCAGCTGAGCCAAGGGGTCGGCTTTGATTCCTCAGAGCCACAGccggcccaggcccccggagctgaGAGCGGGTTGGAGTCGCtgagtggaggggagaggagcaacGAGCCAGGAGCAACAGGCTCGGGCAGCTGggtccggcagcagggctcagccGAGGAGTCCTGGAGCTCCTGGGGGGCAGCAGACGGGCCTGGAAAGTAGCTGGGGGGAAGGTTCCCAGTCCAGTAGGGTCCTGGCCCCAGCAAGGTGGGACCCTGGTCCAGTGAGGTCCTAGCCCCAGTGACAGGGGGGACCCGGTCCAGTGGGGTCCTGGCCCCGGTGAGGGGGACCCTGGTCCAGTGGGGTCCCAGCCCCAGTGAAGGGAGGCCCTGTCCAGTAGGGTACCCACCCCAGCGAGGGGGCCCCTGGTCCAGGGGgatcctggccccagccagggGGGCAGCCAGCAGGTCCTGACTCCGGGCTCTAGCTGATGATCTCGGAGAGCAGCGGCGTCATGGCGGTCAGGTCCTGGATGTGCAGGATCTGCCGTGTGTTCTCCACCTTGAGCGTCCGCAGCTCGGTCAGCAGCAAGAGCAGTTTTGCGTAGAGGAGCCTGGGGCAGAAGGAGCTGAGTGTCAGCCCCGCCTGTGGCCATGGcgcctgcctgccccagcagTGGCTCTGCGCCATGCCAGAAAcagctccccccctgccccccccccaggactccattCCACACAGCCTGGGTAGGagataggggaaactgaggcacgtgaGGGGGACAGGACCTATCTATGCACAGGgtcaggaacagaacctaggagccctgactcccatcccctctgctatgaacccactagaccccccctcccctccagagctggaactagagctcaggagtcctgacccgactcccatccccccaccccaaagggcTGTTTCACAGGAGGTGCATGTGGCTGGaacacagaggggcaggaggctaGACTGAAAACCCTTGGGCTAAGCAGCTGCCCCTTGGGTGGGAGCTGGCTGGCCCCACTGGGGAGAggggctcccaggctgagccCACCCCTTCCCTAGCTAGGGAGAgcgaccccccaccccaccccctgacaaGGGCCCTTTTGCTTCCAGCTGCCCAAAGGCAAAGCAACctctggctggctggggcagagcgggggctggcTAGTAGTGATAAGGCCTTGTGCACACaagtgtaagcagggtctgaatgagcccTCCCCTGACTgctagctggggagggggaaagacttcaggagcaaactgtatttccaTGGACACACCTACTGTGCGTAGGTGTCCAGCAGAGAGTTGTGGAGCTCCAAGtgaccagctgtggctggtgttgggttacctAGTGAAATGTTGTTGGTCAATGTTGTTATCTTCATTGTATgactaaaggggagcagaactgtgctgagCTTGTCCCGATGGAgaggtcaccctcagctgaaaggaactCGCTAAGCCAGGGGCTggaaggcctgagccctgggaaaGTCAGAGGGGTGAGGCCAGGTGTTTTAGCTAGGAGATGCGGTGTCTTCTTAAGGGTTTATGGTCTGGTGTTTCTCCTCAGTGTTCAAAGACAGAGCTCACTAGGCTCCATTAGgagccttttgttattttaagtacCCAAGAAGAGCAGACATCCCTTAGGGTGGAGCAGTGTTTCTACCCAGCCTGCTGAGAGCTAAAAAATCACTATGGGACTAACctacagaggtcacagcagagaggcagatgGCAGCAGTTTGGTAGCTGGCAGAAGCGGCTGATAGCAGAGCAGCAAGATGCCCCTCTGAACCCTGAGTCCTCACTGACCAGGGACAACACCCCTGtgagtggggtctggggagggagcagagtggggcacagaaaaggaactgttggttgtagaactcaaggaCATGAGGTGGAAGGCTCTGCCCCACACACTCTGGGGTGAGTGTCCTGCTCCCAGTTTTATggttatgaatcctgcttgtggcattttccctactTAATGCCGGGTGACTTTCCTCCggtcattaaaagtttcttttctacacacagactctgtgcttgtaaGTGGGGAAGTAAAGGTGACCATGGGGTGGTGATACTGGGTGGGGGTTCGAGCTGGTTCTATGTTCTATTGTTGAAAagaaacccctagatattgaacccagccctggttgctgccggcTCCACCTGCCAAGAGGGTTACACAAGTTGCAGGGTGTGTCATGTGAACAGCTGCACACAGATGGCCATGGGAGATGTACTCTTAAGTGGCtgtgatatgtgtgtgtgtgtgtgtgtctgtacagttGTGTTAAGTTGTGAGTGCAAGAGTAAGTAGCTGtgtgatgtgtgtatgtgtgtgtagagTGCAAGTGtaagtaggtgtgtgtgtgtgtgtgtgtgagatttccGGGTGCTGGGCATGGATGTGTGTGGCTGCATCGGGGTGCAGTGTCTGATCACAGAGCGGTCAAAGTTTTCCCTGTcctgggggagcagctgggggacTGACTCCTGGGAGAGAGACTCCAGAGCTGGGCATGAGAACCACCCCCAGCGCTTTGGAGCGGCTCAGAGCACAGAGACAGGACCTTGCGAGGGACTGCACAGGAATAAGCTCCCACAGCCTCAGGACTAGGGGACaagccaggcctgccccagctcccccagactcagggctggagggaggggagggagagggcaagccagggctgccccatctcccccagatttggggggcggggtgcagcaAGCCAGGGCTGCCCCAGATCTCTGTGCAACACaggcctgcacagactcttccaTGGTTTAGGGTCCGTTTCTCTGCTGGGTTCTGCTAAGGAAGCTCTGATGGCCCTAGCAATCCCCGGTCACAGCTCCCGGaggggggtggcagcaggggccgGCCCCAGTGGGGCCTGCTGGGACCTAGGGCTCCGGGCTGAGGGGGGGGGATCCCCCCCAAGAGGAGAAGGTAGCGCGGCCAGACCCCTGGGGGTGCAGGCGCTTGGGGAGACCGGAGCCATCGGCGATGTAGTGAACCCAGCCACCTCACAGTGACGGTTCCCACAATCCTCTCTGCCTGGACCTCCCGAGCGCTCAGCTCTGCTCCCTAGCCCCAGAGGGCACGGTGGGAccctctgccctggccctggccatCTCTGGCTGCCTGCTGCCTCCCAGCCCGCTGAATGGGTGGGTGTCACTGCCAGGTCCCGGGTCCCTGGGGAACATGGCGCCAAGGGCacaggagctctgagcaatcagtCCCTGTGGCCCTGGGCCCCTGGCCTCAGCACACCCTGGAGCCCCCGCCAGGGCTCAGCTCCCGCTGCCCCCACATATCAGTGTGACCCCTGCAGGTGCCAGCTGCCCCCGGCTCCCGGGAGAGCCTGGACATCCAGGCAATGGGCAGAGGCTTTGCCTCTggcctccctccctgggctgctcgcTGCACCCGCTGGGCCCAGGACACACGGGCTCGCTCTGATCCCACCCCACCAGCGGGACACTGCAAGGGCTAGCGGGCGGGGCATGTGGCTGGGCCCCAGGacagctgggttcaattcccagctcagccacgtGACCCTGCATCAGGGCCCTAGGTCCCCTCATCTGCCCTCCAAATCCCTCAGTCCCCAGCCCTACAGGGGGAAGATCTCTCCCGGGGCTGAGTGAGGATAAAGCCCACCCAGACATCCCAGAGATGGGCCAGGTACCTGGCTAGGCTCCAGGAAGGGCTCTCCCCACCCTTCTCTGGGCCATGGTAgtgagcgccccctgctgggctgctcaGTGCTTTGGGCCCTgttcccaccagcagccccctcctgccccagctttgCTAGGCAAGCTAGTGAGGGGCTCTCACTCACCTGCCCTTGAAGGGTTGAGAGGGGAAGAATATGGGAATTTTGGTAAAATTTTTATAATTccactatgtgcctcagtttccctccaggCGTGGTGTTGCTCTGCCCTGAATGTAAAGAGCACGAGCCATGAGGAAGCTGCCTGGGGTGACATAGGTGGGTAATTAAGGGCTGGCTGGGACCCTGGAGAGACAATGGAAACCCCTGCCATTGTCAGTGAGTGGCTCCCAGCAGGCAGTGGAGGCGTGAACTCAGCAGGAAGACAATGGGGGAGACAGCAGGAGGTGACTGGGAAGAAGAACTGGGCCCGGGGTCACACACAGGCACAGGGAGCAGAGCCTGGTGCTGGCCCACGTGGCCTGTCTCTTCCCCTGGGTCGCTCTGGGCTACCTAAGGCCTCCCCGTTCCATGCTCCAGGGTACCAATAAACCTGCTCTGGCTGGAAGAGGCTCTGGGTGTTGCCGAGGTGCCCAGCTCCCTGAGGAAGGTGCCCAGGAGCCTGGCTCAGCTGGACCAGCTGGGCAGAGCTcccagggtggagcagggggcctggggctcAGTCTCAGAGGTGGGGGGTCTGGCACACTGACTGGCACCCCCAAGGACTGGTAAAAAGCCGGGAGGTGGCACCCAGCCTGTGGACCCAGGACAGGGGGTCCCTTGCTCACCTGCCTTCGGGCAGCGGGTGCCGTTGGTCAATGTAGCTCTTCAGCGTCAGGGCCATCTTCTCCTGCAGCTGGTCGACCGTGTGGCGCTGGGTGATGCCAGGGTGGTCTGGGGGAAGGCAGCCCTGGCATGAGtgtgcaggcagagcaggggccatGTACCCTGGGGTCGGGGGCACCTGCGTGTATGTGGGGGCTCAGTGCAGGAAGCCCAGGGGCGGGAGTTACCCTGTTGTGCAGACAGAGCAAGCCCTGGGGTTGCGGGGGCTCAgtgcccaccccctgctcacaggCACGGTGACTTCCACTGGTCAAATGATGGGGCCATGGATATGCCCGTATGTGCCATCGCACTGGCCCACTGGGGTGGTGCAGGGcgggagggctgggcagggggctcggCACCCCACCTTGTTAGTGCCCATAGGAGGAGCAGGATGGGAGGCTGGATATGGGACTCAGTGCCTGTTTTGGGGCTGGGTAGGAGCTCAGGGTCTGCAGTAAAGGCTGGGGGGGCTCTGAGCCCTTCAGGCTGGGAAGGTGCTTGGTGCCcatggtgggggctgggcaggggagctcaaTGCCCATGGTGGGGGCCGGCCGGGGGTCAGTGCCCATGGTGGGGACAGGTTTGTGGGGGCTCAGAGCCCGTGGTGGGGGCCGGTGTGTGCGGCAAGTTGTGGGGGCTCGAGCCTGAGGGAGATGCGGGGGCTCAGTGCCCATTGTGGTGGCCAGGTTCGGGGCCTGGAGCCcgtggtggggctgggagctcagtgCCCATCGTGGTGGCCAGGTTCGGGGAGGTGGGGCTCGGAGCccgtggtgggggcgggggagctcaGTGCCCATCGTGGTGGCCAGGTTCTGGGGCTCGAGCccgtggtgggggctggggagctcagtGCCCATCGTGGTTGCcaggttgggggaggggccttggagcccgtggtggggctggggagctcagTGCCTATCGTGGTGGCCAGGTTGGGGCCTCGGAGCccgtggtgggggctggggagctcagtGCCCATCGTGGTGGCCAGgttcggggggggagggctcggagcccgtggtgggggctgggggagggctcaCCAGGTGAGAACAGGGcgatggccagcagcaggacataTTCAGCTTCGTgcagcctcagtttcctcagaCTGATGTGGAACTTGAGCAGCGGCTCCAGGTAGATCTGCTGGAACCCGGCTGGAGACAGAGATGGGGGGTGATGGGGGAGCTGCGCTggctggcccagggctccccagtgGGGCCACGGCTCTGAGCTCAGCTGCCAGCATGCCAGGGCCCGGggaagtcgggggggggggcggctagGAGAGGTGCATTACActgcaggacaggacaggacggCGAAGGCCCGGCTCCTCGGGGACTGCAGCCTCCCAGCCCGGGAAGCGCAGAGAGAAGCAGGCATCTCACAGCACACCAAGACTGAGTGTGGCTCTGCCACCTCTGCCTGGGAGACGGGCCCCAGGGCTCctagcctggccctgccctgggaAACGTCCTCGGACCACCTGATCTCACCCACGTCGCAGCGGGCAGCGATCCTGTGCCCCGTATGTCCTGCGGCAGCGAGTTCCTCGGGGGCTGCACGTGTAGCATTTCCACAGTGTCGGTGCTCAGCCAATCACTGCTTGGCGCTGTGCGGTGCAGggctgtagctgtgtcagtctctattccagcccctcctgccagcctgggggtgGGTTCCCCATAGGCAAGGGCACAGCGCTGCGATGGGGCGCAGGGGGAACCACGGTTCTTGTCAGGGgattctgggcagggcagcccacgTTCCCTTCCAGGACTCCCCTAGCCCGGGCCGTGGGAGCCCCTGTGGGGGACACTGGGGGCTAGGAGCAGAGAGAACGCGGGCGAGTTGGGCCAGCCCCTTGCGCCAGAGGGACTCACCCAGGGCGCCGTCTTGGATGGTGTAGCAGTGCTGGCCGCACTCCCAGGCCTTGGTCTCCTCGTTGAAGACTGTGTTGAACTGGATCTGGCAGATCTCCAAAGTGGCGCCTTTGAGAAGCGAGATCTGGTCATCGATCGGCAAACTCCTTCCcggagagagcaagagagagcatGAGAGCAGGCcggggagccaggccaggagcagctgcacagagcagcccaGGGCCATAGGCCATGtgcaaaatgggggagggggagggacccTGCGGGGGCTGGGCTTAGCGGgcttcgggggggtgggggtacacTGGGGTACAGGGGGAGCAGGGACTGGGGACCTCAGggatgaggcagggcagggcttggaggtggggggagggagcatgaatgtagcagggcagggctgggggtgcaggaggcagcagggatgcggcagggtggggctggggagtgcagggggtcagggatgcggccgggcagggcagggctgcggggggtgCGAGAGCAGGGACGTGgccgggcagggctgcggggggggcgggcgcaggcgggctgtggcagggcagggctgaggggtgcaggagggatgcggcagggcagggctgaggggggtCCGAGTGAAGGAATgccgcagggcagggctgaggggtgcaggagggatgccgcagggcagggctgagggggtgCGAGAGCAGGGATgccgcagggcagggctgaggggggtGCGAGAGCAGGGATgccgcagggcagggctgaggggggtGCGAGAGCAGGGATgccgcagggcagggctgagggatgcaggagggatgcggcagggcagggctgagggggtgCGAGAGCAGGGATgccgcagggcagggctgaggggtacaggagggatgcggcagggcggggctgagggggggtgggggaccAGGGAtgcggcagggcagggcagggctgaggggtgcaggagggatgcggcagggcagggctgagggggtgggggagcggggatgcggcagggcagggccgaggggtacaggagggatgcagcaaggtGGGGCTATCGGAGGTGCAGGGGGTAGGAGCGGGGTAAAGCAGGTGCTAGCCGTGCTGAGCTGGGCCTGTCACTCTCAGGGTCTCAGCTCCCGTTTCCCACTCCCCCTCCAGCCAGGCAGTTTGAGCCACCTgaccccagctgccccccacgCCCACCCGTGTCCCCGGGGTGCGGGAGCCCAGCCGTGCTGACCTGAAGGCTGGGATCTCCTTGGCGAATTTGATCACTTGCTGGATGAGGACCGTGCTGAGGTCAGCGAAGTGGGGCAGCATGGAGAAGACATCAGGCAGCATGTCCCCTGGCAGGCTCTGCAAGGGGGCCAGAGGGCCGCCCTCCTCAGGCTGGGAGAGCCCCTGCAGGACATGGGGAACCCTGGGCTCCTGGGGGCTCtgagggctcaggctgtggaTGTACAATCGCACCgggggctggggagacagaggccCCAGTCAGAACCTTAatgctgctggtgtcagtggcCCTGGCCCTGTGGAGaggcggctggctctggggtgtggcgAGCCCCTGGTGCATTGCCCTGCCATACAGCTGAGCTTTGGACTGCTGGGTACACCTGCCCCAATCCCCACCCCCTTGGGGCTGAGCTGGGACCTGGGGGTCAGAACCGCATGCCCAGGATCCACAAGTACAGACACTGCAGATGCAGGCGCAGTTGGGCCGGAGCAAGGACAGTGCAGACGCGTGGCTGCTCCGGCAGGGTTGGGAGCCCTGCTGGGATCAGAGCAGTCCAGGCCGTGTCTCTGTTCGTCTTCCCTTCCCACAGACAGGAATTGCAGGCAGGCTCTGCCCAGGGCAGCCTGAGCCcacccctggctgggatggggTAGTGGTAGGGGATGTGGACTGGAGGgcgggttggggtggggtggcagggaggggatgtggggctggaggcaaggaagggtggggcagaggggagggagaggtggggtggggcagaggtgggctggggggcaggaaggaggggtgaggcagaggggctggggtggggcagagcactgggggagaggtgggctggggggcaggagggagggggaagaggggaggtggagggcctgggggcaggagggagggatagggtggggtggggcagagtactggggaagaggtgggctggggaggcaggagtggagggaggggctggggggcaggagggatggggtggggggacaggcgAGCACCCTATGGAGAGAACAGActcaagccctggcaggtgtgAAACCTGCCCCTGGCAAGGGCATGGCCCAGTAACCAGCCcgatccaatcagggagcaggaaTCCCAGCATGTGACTCAGGTAGCCAATGGCAGCTGTTCTGCCCCAGCTGTTTTGCTTCCAACCAGCAGCGGGGAAGGGCCtgaacagcccccacccccctacTTGCCTAGGCTCTCctgatggggcagggcaggcagaggcTGGGGTTGAGCTGGATCAGTGTGCGGGGTGTGAGTCCAGTGGGGGTGTGGCCAGCCcaatggggttgggggggggctggtTCCAGCGGGGGTGTGGCTCGGGGGGCAGTGGCTGCCCCAGTGCCTGCGAGGCGGGAGGACGGCTGGGATGAGCTGGGTTGGTGTATGGGGGGGCTGGTTCCAGCGGGGGTGTGGCTCGGGGGGGGGCAGTGGCTGCCCTGGTGCCTGCAGGGGGTGCCGGGGTTGAGGCTCTTACCCGGCAATGCACGAACTGGGAGAAGCCGGAGTCGAAGTGCCTCTTGTGGGCCTCGATGAGGATGCTgatgagctgctcctgctcctctgtCAGCTCTGCCGGCTCCCCCGCCGGCTCCCGCTCCTGCTTCCTCTGCTTCCGCAGGACCCGGCGCATCTGCAGAGCCTCCTCTGACATGATCACTGCCGGGCCAAgaggcaggggtgaggggctTGGCCCCAGCAACAGCTCCCCAGGCCCACGCTGACAGACGCCTCCCAGcttcctctccctcagccccGCCCGAGAGCCTGAGGAGCTCAATATGGCGCTGCCCCGGCCGTGGCCTCCACTATCTGCCTTTGCTCCATGACCAAACCAGCTGAAGGGAGCGGGGCCTAGTGGGAGAgcagggactgggagccaggcctcctgcgttctaatcccagctctgggctggagaggggtctAGAGGGGAGAGTGGTGGAGGAGCAGGgctgagtcaggactcctgggttcatccTAGAGCCAGGAAGAAACCCCAACCAG
Proteins encoded in this window:
- the NR1I3 gene encoding nuclear receptor subfamily 1 group I member 3 isoform X3, with protein sequence MLSPSDRESSSSSSGSPSVLSLGAGSREDGEPEGEEKICAVCGDRATGYHFHVMTCEGCKGFFRRSISKSVCFTCPFSRNCTITKAKRRQCQACRLQKCLAVGMRKDMIMSEEALQMRRVLRKQRKQEREPAGEPAELTEEQEQLISILIEAHKRHFDSGFSQFVHCRPPVRLYIHSLSPQSPQEPRVPHVLQGLSQPEEGGPLAPLQSLPGDMLPDVFSMLPHFADLSTVLIQQVIKFAKEIPAFRSLPIDDQISLLKGATLEICQIQFNTVFNEETKAWECGQHCYTIQDGALAGFQQIYLEPLLKFHISLRKLRLHEAEYVLLLAIALFSPDHPGITQRHTVDQLQEKMALTLKSYIDQRHPLPEGSSTQNCSCC
- the NR1I3 gene encoding nuclear receptor subfamily 1 group I member 3 isoform X4, whose protein sequence is MPEMATGDRAQRLFTMASCSTIYHSVRSISKSVCFTCPFSRNCTITKAKRRQCQACRLQKCLAVGMRKDMIMSEEALQMRRVLRKQRKQEREPAGEPAELTEEQEQLISILIEAHKRHFDSGFSQFVHCRPPVRLYIHSLSPQSPQEPRVPHVLQGLSQPEEGGPLAPLQSLPGDMLPDVFSMLPHFADLSTVLIQQVIKFAKEIPAFRSLPIDDQISLLKGATLEICQIQFNTVFNEETKAWECGQHCYTIQDGALAGFQQIYLEPLLKFHISLRKLRLHEAEYVLLLAIALFSPDHPGITQRHTVDQLQEKMALTLKSYIDQRHPLPEGRLLYAKLLLLLTELRTLKVENTRQILHIQDLTAMTPLLSEIIS
- the NR1I3 gene encoding nuclear receptor subfamily 1 group I member 3 isoform X1, which gives rise to MLSPSDRESSSSSSGSPSVLSLGAGSREDGEPEGEEKICAVCGDRATGYHFHVMTCEGCKGFFRRSISKSVCFTCPFSRNCTITKAKRRQCQACRLQKCLAVGMRKDMIMSEEALQMRRVLRKQRKQEREPAGEPAELTEEQEQLISILIEAHKRHFDSGFSQFVHCRPPVRLYIHSLSPQSPQEPRVPHVLQGLSQPEEGGPLAPLQSLPGDMLPDVFSMLPHFADLSTVLIQQVIKFAKEIPAFRSLPIDDQISLLKGATLEICQIQFNTVFNEETKAWECGQHCYTIQDGALAGFQQIYLEPLLKFHISLRKLRLHEAEYVLLLAIALFSPDHPGITQRHTVDQLQEKMALTLKSYIDQRHPLPEGRLLYAKLLLLLTELRTLKVENTRQILHIQDLTAMTPLLSEIIS
- the NR1I3 gene encoding nuclear receptor subfamily 1 group I member 3 isoform X2; this encodes MRVLPCWGFHIVRQGAAVLKRCSGRSEPGLGPREVMGWELEASRRCPRGATKGEYRRSISKSVCFTCPFSRNCTITKAKRRQCQACRLQKCLAVGMRKDMIMSEEALQMRRVLRKQRKQEREPAGEPAELTEEQEQLISILIEAHKRHFDSGFSQFVHCRPPVRLYIHSLSPQSPQEPRVPHVLQGLSQPEEGGPLAPLQSLPGDMLPDVFSMLPHFADLSTVLIQQVIKFAKEIPAFRSLPIDDQISLLKGATLEICQIQFNTVFNEETKAWECGQHCYTIQDGALAGFQQIYLEPLLKFHISLRKLRLHEAEYVLLLAIALFSPDHPGITQRHTVDQLQEKMALTLKSYIDQRHPLPEGRLLYAKLLLLLTELRTLKVENTRQILHIQDLTAMTPLLSEIIS